The Saprospiraceae bacterium genome window below encodes:
- a CDS encoding LamG domain-containing protein, with protein sequence MSAIDSKYHLKIEDFGFMLAKQARVERHIYTREEAPYFVNKFSSGDPNYRDATFFPHWAQLNWLNGFDQEFFDDGGKFFRSSAVDPTAQEKLTLQKAINSAGTVSNDGMRSFGLRSSSSSGWWSTDYEYRRKITITAGSSAVPEGYPVKLTEDSDAIETAGNVRSDRKDWRIIYSDGTSDTDLTRDYVDADLTVFSTQVSIAAEAEDDSYYLYYGYSSESTDKEPTDDDGWNEVYTPPDTDANVLGLWHNKEGTGTSVEDTSGNGNDATLNGSVTWTASDSKFGWALDFPGNSGAYMETPAFDQDAGTIQMWIKKDSVGGGGYIFNQRQATSKWLASWTGTGGIKVGLQGDSGYPELTATSVIQDTNWHHLAFVFDGTDQVYIYLDGSLNITLDFSNSGQTGLIRSGNSTIRFGESFAGQMSNIRFDNVTRNSFPHALSEEPSTETADEDPQGDAASGGIFEIYGADDSGVVYLWDGTSTWTEQFNVRRLKWNDDISTVDGSGLVGDDGGTEKATAQAFTLDADTRVKGVEVYLKKNAGTPGDITVRIETDDTNAPSGTLADANLTGTISSFAETDYAWITLDFDSVSTANLSDSTKYWLVLKTDAASNDNNYAWGADTSSPGYDDGDAADSTDGGSGWSADSGKDMMFRILGEATRVNEIAQAQLDGNTELWFATGDPNNTRDNNARLYIYDGTDWELRYTFTGTGTAAALCLQVYESQLFVGLSPRSKIYSTSDGSTFTESKDIDQPDNPGYPWDMEVYNQRLYVCGGHPEYSIDNYSLGYLWSYDNYAWQFVYDFSFTVAKTMEVFDGLLFIATTDKKLYVFNTASIDKLFEFPWDVTLDWMGVWDDKLAIGLNGANGLTGEEAVYLFDRNGFHKAFVPPSVGIQSGIVARNELILGTTGNTIYKVNDSVYASSGTLQSSYFEAQLPNIYKLYRSITIMYDSLPTGASILIEYRADETDSWTTLGTASTAGSTSETFNFASGVYSYKISLRYTLSTSDTSKTPTLRKSILKYVLSPDFKYMWKMKLACPDKMIWLDGAEPQAIVGTAINAEDTSIVLKSTDDASPTNGFPDPNGSAMYAVVEDSDGNEDVFTYTGKTSTTLTGIPSSGTYALSNHSVGEIVRIRGADLHQKILDLKQARQLVTFTDIDGLTYTVLFHSYQSDNWVINPEDSGGGLENEVPITLLEA encoded by the coding sequence ATGTCAGCAATTGACTCCAAATATCATTTAAAGATTGAAGACTTTGGTTTTATGCTTGCTAAACAAGCAAGGGTTGAAAGACATATTTATACGAGAGAAGAGGCTCCATACTTTGTAAACAAATTTAGTTCAGGTGATCCCAACTATAGAGATGCAACTTTCTTTCCGCATTGGGCGCAGCTCAACTGGCTCAATGGGTTTGATCAAGAGTTCTTTGATGATGGGGGAAAGTTCTTCAGATCATCCGCAGTTGATCCAACAGCACAAGAGAAATTAACTTTGCAAAAAGCCATTAATTCAGCAGGAACTGTGTCTAATGATGGAATGAGGTCATTTGGGTTAAGGTCATCATCTTCTTCTGGATGGTGGAGTACAGATTATGAATACCGAAGGAAGATAACCATAACTGCTGGATCCAGTGCTGTACCAGAAGGATATCCTGTTAAATTGACAGAAGATTCAGATGCTATAGAAACAGCAGGTAATGTAAGATCTGACAGAAAAGATTGGAGAATAATTTATTCCGATGGGACATCAGACACCGATCTAACCCGTGATTATGTAGATGCTGACTTAACCGTGTTCTCAACACAGGTTTCAATCGCAGCAGAAGCTGAAGATGATTCATATTATCTTTACTACGGTTATTCTTCTGAGAGTACGGATAAGGAGCCGACAGATGATGATGGATGGAATGAAGTTTATACACCCCCAGATACAGACGCTAATGTATTGGGTTTGTGGCACAACAAAGAGGGTACAGGTACTTCAGTAGAAGATACGTCTGGTAATGGGAATGATGCAACTCTAAATGGAAGCGTCACTTGGACTGCAAGTGATAGTAAATTTGGTTGGGCTTTAGATTTTCCTGGAAATAGTGGTGCATATATGGAGACTCCAGCTTTCGATCAAGACGCTGGAACAATTCAAATGTGGATTAAGAAGGATTCTGTTGGTGGTGGGGGATATATTTTTAATCAAAGACAGGCAACTTCTAAATGGCTGGCAAGTTGGACTGGCACTGGTGGAATTAAAGTGGGTCTACAGGGTGATTCTGGTTATCCAGAGTTGACGGCAACAAGTGTAATCCAAGATACAAATTGGCACCATTTGGCTTTTGTGTTCGATGGGACAGATCAGGTTTATATTTATTTAGACGGTTCTCTTAATATTACCTTAGATTTTTCAAATTCTGGACAAACAGGATTAATCAGAAGCGGTAATTCAACCATAAGATTTGGAGAAAGTTTTGCTGGACAGATGAGTAATATTCGTTTTGACAACGTAACAAGAAATTCTTTTCCCCATGCTCTTTCAGAGGAACCAAGTACAGAAACCGCAGATGAAGATCCTCAAGGAGATGCTGCGAGTGGAGGTATTTTTGAGATATATGGAGCAGATGATTCTGGCGTGGTATATCTGTGGGACGGTACTTCAACTTGGACTGAGCAATTTAATGTAAGAAGGCTAAAATGGAATGATGATATTAGCACTGTTGACGGATCTGGACTGGTTGGAGATGATGGTGGTACTGAAAAAGCGACAGCCCAAGCTTTTACTTTAGATGCTGATACCCGTGTAAAAGGAGTTGAGGTTTATTTAAAGAAAAATGCTGGTACTCCAGGGGATATTACAGTAAGAATCGAAACTGATGACACAAATGCTCCTTCAGGGACACTTGCTGATGCCAACCTAACAGGCACTATTTCTTCTTTTGCAGAAACTGATTATGCCTGGATTACTCTTGATTTTGATTCTGTGTCTACAGCCAACTTATCTGATTCTACTAAGTATTGGCTGGTACTGAAAACAGACGCTGCTTCAAATGATAATAATTATGCTTGGGGGGCTGACACGTCAAGCCCTGGGTATGATGATGGAGATGCTGCAGATTCTACTGATGGTGGTTCTGGTTGGAGTGCAGATTCTGGCAAAGATATGATGTTTAGAATATTGGGTGAAGCCACTCGTGTAAACGAAATAGCTCAAGCGCAATTGGACGGCAATACGGAATTGTGGTTTGCAACAGGAGATCCCAATAATACACGGGACAACAACGCTAGGCTATATATCTATGACGGTACTGATTGGGAATTAAGATACACATTTACTGGAACAGGTACTGCTGCTGCCTTGTGTTTACAAGTATATGAGTCACAGCTGTTTGTGGGACTATCTCCCCGTTCAAAAATTTATTCTACTAGCGATGGAAGCACTTTTACTGAGAGTAAAGACATAGATCAACCCGACAATCCTGGATATCCTTGGGATATGGAAGTTTACAATCAGAGATTATATGTTTGTGGTGGTCATCCTGAATATTCAATCGACAATTATTCTTTAGGATATTTGTGGAGTTATGATAACTACGCATGGCAATTTGTATATGATTTTAGTTTTACAGTTGCCAAAACGATGGAAGTATTTGACGGACTTCTGTTCATTGCCACAACAGACAAGAAACTTTATGTATTTAATACGGCTTCGATTGATAAGTTGTTCGAGTTTCCTTGGGATGTAACTTTAGACTGGATGGGTGTTTGGGATGACAAATTGGCAATTGGACTTAATGGAGCTAACGGATTAACTGGTGAGGAGGCTGTATATCTATTCGATAGAAATGGATTTCATAAAGCATTTGTTCCGCCTAGTGTGGGTATTCAATCTGGTATTGTTGCTAGAAACGAATTGATCCTAGGAACTACTGGTAACACAATTTATAAGGTCAATGATTCTGTATATGCAAGTAGTGGAACCTTACAAAGTTCCTATTTTGAAGCGCAATTGCCTAATATATACAAACTATATCGAAGCATAACAATCATGTATGATTCGTTGCCGACTGGTGCTAGTATATTAATCGAATACAGGGCTGATGAAACAGATAGTTGGACTACTCTAGGAACAGCAAGTACGGCAGGTTCTACTTCTGAAACATTTAACTTTGCCTCTGGAGTTTATTCGTATAAGATTTCTTTGCGCTACACACTATCAACTTCAGATACGAGCAAAACACCAACACTCAGAAAAAGTATTCTCAAATATGTTTTATCTCCAGACTTCAAATATATGTGGAAGATGAAATTGGCGTGTCCCGATAAAATGATCTGGTTAGACGGTGCTGAACCACAAGCAATTGTTGGCACTGCGATAAACGCAGAAGATACTTCAATTGTTCTAAAAAGTACAGATGATGCTAGTCCTACAAATGGTTTTCCTGATCCTAATGGTAGCGCAATGTACGCTGTGGTTGAAGATTCAGATGGTAATGAAGATGTATTTACTTATACAGGGAAAACGTCCACAACCCTTACGGGAATTCCGTCTTCAGGAACTTATGCGTTAAGTAATCATTCGGTGGGTGAGATTGTTCGAATAAGAGGAGCAGACTTACATCAAAAAATACTTGATTTGAAACAAGCCAGACAGTTAGTTACATTCACAGACATTGATGGTTTAACCTATACTGTGTTGTTTCATTCTTATCAATCAGACAATTGGGTAATTAATCCAGAAGACTCTGGTGGTGGATTGGAAAATGAGGTTCCAATTACTCTTTTAGAAGCATGA
- a CDS encoding HNH endonuclease, which yields MSSKSQKLMQREAMERKRFGFTRAEILKAKGAKCAIPGGGHEGDLVIDHINGGGRHDTERGIIRKETHDMSNLRVLCRKHAGMIDRMDYIKGMGRNTKGNPNNPSQ from the coding sequence ATGTCAAGTAAAAGCCAGAAATTGATGCAAAGAGAAGCGATGGAACGTAAACGTTTCGGGTTCACTCGTGCTGAAATATTAAAAGCCAAAGGTGCTAAGTGTGCTATTCCTGGTGGTGGACACGAAGGTGATTTGGTGATAGATCATATAAATGGTGGTGGAAGACACGATACCGAAAGAGGGATTATTAGGAAAGAAACTCATGACATGAGCAATCTAAGAGTCTTGTGCAGGAAACATGCAGGGATGATAGATCGCATGGATTACATTAAGGGAATGGGTAGAAACACCAAGGGTAATCCTAATAATCCATCACAATAA
- a CDS encoding glycosyltransferase, with the protein MITIIVLCWNHLEDVTKPFIESFLKNTKGNYELILFDNGSTDETYNYLKALAKEYKQIKFCGATSNLGFGGGNNEAWKHRDPKSTHTLFLNNDVLFSDPKWFEKLESAIEPKTVIGQHLVDFNSATEFRLRNQPYINGWCLLIDNKFLEKYGVFDPDFHIAYFEDSELCARAIARGYKLKKVEFGINHLGSKSSDQINIPEKFKYNKFVYRNKLYEIEKGKNLRIVFMCTLQYPFTDKDYEGKGVGGAEASLILLSRELAKLGHVVDIYNDTKVEGKFNGVNYLNISNFSYHDYSDVFILYRNSMPGLRLVNAHTKIFWTCDQYTTSDWNEEIIPFVDLTITISTYHRNYLLGRYDFNPRKIISLDLGINASDYNNLPQKKANKLIYCSVPRRGLDRLAKFYPNIREKVPDAELVITSDYRLWGSDRGNMEFQTAFANMPGVRFLGKIPRKELIKEQLESVIMAYPCTYDENFCISAMECMASGAVPVTSKMGALPTTVADSGIMIDGDPNSDSFGEKFANKIISLLRDEQERIRLQNKGRKRALEKYSWEYLAKNQWVKAMKKLMKDTKYRKNYCVICNEQLPNSFEFFKHRSDKHREVATRVVSDNIADSGVDLKVKIRVSRRIELSVGKFKAQTRGEDDIYVPQKQASDIVRILIEAYGEDIIKDIKTIMAVDN; encoded by the coding sequence ATGATAACTATAATTGTTCTTTGCTGGAACCACTTGGAAGATGTAACTAAACCGTTTATTGAAAGTTTTTTAAAAAACACAAAAGGTAATTACGAATTGATACTTTTTGACAATGGTTCGACAGATGAAACATATAATTATTTAAAAGCTTTAGCTAAGGAATATAAACAGATAAAATTTTGTGGTGCAACGAGCAACTTAGGATTTGGCGGTGGTAATAATGAGGCATGGAAGCATAGAGATCCCAAATCCACCCATACGCTCTTTTTAAATAATGATGTTCTTTTTAGTGATCCAAAGTGGTTTGAAAAGCTGGAAAGTGCGATAGAACCCAAAACAGTAATTGGTCAACACTTGGTCGATTTTAATTCGGCTACAGAGTTTAGGCTTAGAAATCAGCCATATATAAATGGATGGTGTTTATTAATTGATAACAAGTTTCTTGAGAAGTACGGAGTGTTTGATCCTGACTTTCATATAGCCTATTTTGAGGATTCTGAACTTTGTGCAAGGGCAATAGCTAGGGGTTACAAACTGAAAAAGGTTGAGTTTGGAATCAATCACCTCGGATCCAAGTCTTCAGATCAAATAAACATACCTGAAAAGTTTAAATACAACAAATTCGTTTATAGAAATAAATTATATGAAATTGAGAAAGGAAAGAATCTGAGAATCGTCTTTATGTGTACTCTCCAATATCCATTTACTGATAAGGATTATGAAGGCAAGGGAGTTGGTGGTGCAGAAGCTTCTTTGATTTTATTATCCAGAGAATTAGCAAAGTTGGGACACGTTGTTGATATATATAACGATACTAAGGTTGAGGGGAAATTTAATGGAGTAAATTATTTGAACATTAGTAACTTTTCCTATCATGACTATTCAGACGTTTTTATTCTTTACCGAAATTCCATGCCAGGTCTTAGGCTTGTCAACGCTCACACTAAGATTTTTTGGACTTGTGACCAATACACCACAAGTGACTGGAACGAAGAGATTATTCCTTTTGTAGATCTTACTATAACCATTTCCACATATCATAGGAATTATTTGTTGGGTAGATATGATTTTAATCCTCGAAAGATAATTAGTTTAGATTTGGGTATTAACGCATCAGACTATAATAATCTACCTCAAAAGAAGGCAAATAAGCTCATTTATTGCTCGGTGCCGAGGAGAGGACTTGATCGTTTAGCTAAGTTTTACCCAAATATCAGAGAAAAAGTACCCGATGCAGAATTAGTTATCACTTCTGATTATCGTCTTTGGGGATCTGATAGGGGTAATATGGAGTTTCAAACTGCTTTTGCAAACATGCCAGGAGTCAGATTTTTGGGGAAGATACCAAGAAAAGAATTAATAAAAGAACAATTAGAATCTGTAATAATGGCTTACCCCTGTACTTATGATGAGAATTTTTGTATTTCCGCAATGGAGTGTATGGCTTCTGGAGCGGTTCCTGTAACGTCAAAAATGGGTGCTTTGCCAACAACAGTTGCGGATAGTGGTATCATGATAGATGGAGATCCTAACTCAGATTCTTTCGGAGAAAAGTTTGCTAATAAAATAATTAGTTTATTAAGAGATGAACAAGAGCGGATTAGATTGCAAAACAAGGGAAGAAAAAGAGCCTTGGAAAAATATTCCTGGGAGTATTTAGCTAAAAACCAATGGGTGAAAGCAATGAAAAAGCTTATGAAAGATACGAAATATAGAAAAAATTATTGTGTTATCTGCAACGAACAATTGCCAAACTCTTTTGAATTTTTTAAACACAGATCTGATAAACACAGAGAGGTAGCTACTAGAGTTGTTTCTGACAATATTGCCGATTCTGGTGTAGATTTAAAAGTTAAGATTCGGGTATCAAGACGCATAGAATTAAGTGTTGGTAAATTTAAGGCTCAGACACGTGGAGAAGATGATATTTATGTGCCCCAAAAACAGGCAAGTGATATTGTGCGAATACTTATTGAAGCTTATGGGGAAGATATCATTAAGGATATTAAAACCATCATGGCAGTTGACAATTAA